Genomic DNA from Cyprinus carpio isolate SPL01 chromosome A22, ASM1834038v1, whole genome shotgun sequence:
TTAACGGGATTCTAGAGCCAGCGTTTTCGTACAAATCAACGTAATGATAAATTGCTGAGgaaaaattattaatgaacatTGTAATTGTGCATAGCTATGGTTCATTGTGCTGGTGTAGGGTACAAGAAGGCAATGATACGTCACTTGAAGTGGCTATAGCTAAAACACGACTAGAATCACTTTACTTGGAAATACGAAGATCACAATTCGGAAGAAATAACTGCAACGAATAGAAGTTGAGTGGCTAGATAGAGGCAGATCACCAAACAGGGCCAAATCAAGTAGCGGTGTTCAATCAAGACGGAGGTGTTTCCATCAATCCTACAACCTgatgtatttgttaaatatattaaaaaatgaaatccaTGTTTCGTTCGTCGAATTCTGTCGCGCCGCATCGCCATGCCGACAGCATCAGTGTCAACACCGTCCGCTGCTGTATCCGGGGAAGAGCTGGGTGAGAATGGCTTGGAGAGATTTGTTCACCGTCATTTGGTAGTTTTTGCCCAAATCGTGTCGGCAAGCCGGACAGGTGTAGACCTCGGCTTTGAAAGACCGCTGAAGGCATTCCTGCAAAGAGAAGAAAATCGTTAATGTCTTATTCATAAATGTACAAACTATGTGTCACATACGTAATTGCCATAAACCCTAaaagcagacatatttattttgctgctAATGCGATATTATGATAGAAGTACAACATCAagctaattttcagtttttatacatttcagaaatcaaatattcacgtttttcttttttttttttatttttttattaatttatatttttttttttattgcttttttgggGGTGTGCAAAGTATAATTAGTGaagtgcataaaaataaataacgtataaaaagtataattaaaatactaacaaataaaatagtacaattaaaacaaaagtataattaagataaataaaaataaatacatattaaaagtatataaaaaaaacagtatataaaaataacttattttaaaataattatatatttaagtataactaaaatataaagtaaaacaattaaaataactaattaaaataaaattaaactagaatacaaaattaagtataattaaaatactataaataaaaagtaattgaaatcgaacaattacattttatataattaatagttaaaatataattttactaaaaaattactacaaaaaagtataatcaaaattaaaaataaagatgaagtATAATTAAAGAATATAGAAagcataattaaaataactaaaatatttattaaatatgtgaaacaaaattataattaaaagcaAGCAACTAAAATACAACTTTAAAGCATAATTAAAATGACCAACAGAACTACGATTAAAATCAAGAACTAAAATacaaagtataattaaaataaagtataattaaattaagaatgcatgtaaaaacttaaattaaaaattaataaccaaataaaaggtaactaaaatacatagaaaaagttTAATTAGGTCCATCACATGCATTCAAAGGAAAACTAAATAGCTTTCAATTGTCCGTTGTTGCAATATAACACAAGTTCGTCTGTGGTTTTTTCTCTTACCCTGCAGACGTTGTGTTGGCATTCTGTGGTGATGGGTTGATAGACGACTTCTTGGCAGCAGATGCACAGGAAAACCTCCTCCACTTTGTTGATGAAGCGCTACAAGTGCGACACGAACACATTAAACCGACAATCATCCTCAGAGCACCTTAATTAGAAGACGCTGGTCTTAACATACAGGTCCGAGGTTGAGAGACGCCATGGCTTCGTCCCACAGCTTCTTGTTGAGCTCGTCGTCTTTGATCAAGGCCTTCTGCTCTTTGCTCAGTTTGTAGGCCTCCACTTTCATCTTCTTAGGCGTGCTTTTGGCCGGAGAGCTCTTCTCGTCCACTACGATTGATAAAAGCGAGGACGTTAGGGACATAACCTTGACTAAAAGATCATCAGGTTTGGTCTTTATTAAACCATGATGTTTTCACCTACCGGTCTGGGATTTCCTCTTCCTCTTGCCTTTGGTGGGCGTTTCATCAACGTCTTCCTCgtttttgttctctttctccttttctttcGCAGCCACAGCTTCCAGATAGCCTTCAGGATACTGAAGCACAGGGGAATGAGGATTAGCAAATCTCATGAAGAAATAACTATTTTGGGTGAAATCTGGCAGACTTTACCTGCATGCTGAGCCCCAGTTTCTTAATGCGCTCTTTTCCATCGCGGGTCCACGGCGCCGGTTCATCGTCGTTTCGTTTCAGCAAGTATCTCCAAACGAGGAAGCCGGACTTGCCCTTCTCTGGCCAGTACTTCACCACCTAATAAACACAGCGATTAAGGGTTTCTGCAGATATATTTAAGACTTTAAAGACCCGTTTAAGACCAATTAAAGAAAATAAGGAATAAGTTACAGAAAACAATACATCATGTTGTCCAAATGAGTTATTAGCAACACCTCAgttaaaaaaaacttccaacTTATTTCAGTATCTCTGAGACACTATTAtagattatttacatttttaattagtttttatttattatgcattaattaaatttcaagtaattttttttaatcagtttcctTAGTTTTTTTGTCAACatagtttaagttttatttcttgaattattttatttttcttaagtttaataatataattaaaataattaaatcagtaaaagcgcaaaataaaacaattaaaataaacgtaatacacaagtaaataaaatacatatatgtataatttgaataaaaattataattaaaattaagcatgattgaaagtttaattttatttcttgcattattttatttttcttatatttaagtttaaataaatcagtaaaaagCGCAAAATGAaacgtttaattaaaataaacttaatacataaaaataacttaaatacatgtataaattgaataaaataaaaataattaaaattaagcatgaatgaaagattttattaatttttatttcttgaattattttatttttcttatatttaagctattttagtaatataattgaaataattaaatccgtaaaaagagcaaaataaaatgtataattaaaatacttaagCATGATTGAAAGAGTataatcaaacttttaaaaaataaatatatgtaacaaATACAATTCTACTAAAAGTATAGTTTAAAAAAAcgaaagtataattaaaataaactaaaatacattgaaaatatcattaaaataataataataaaaaaacacaactatagcaattaaattcatataaaaaatttattgtgtataataaaataaaaccaaaaaacactaaaataaatctaGAAAGTATCATTCAAATTTATTAGTAAGCTTCAATTTCAAGGTCCATCACATGCATTCACAGGAAATGTAATTAggactggaaaacaagacaaaaatatggAGGAAGATATTGATTGCAATGCTAAATTTAATGCCATGATGACTTCATAAATTTTAAACCTtcctgctctgatttaagaccttttgaaGTCTTTAATCTGTGCAAGTGACTTTAAGAGAGGTTTAATACCTACAGAAACACTGTAAAGACCGCATGCAAACTGCCACATCACGCTTAAAACACCAGGAATCGCTCACCTTGTAAATGCCGTCGTATCGGTTGCCGTCTTCAGGACAGAACTTGCTGTGTTTGCGTCCTTTGGAGCTGCGCACGACTCTCACGGGTTTCCCAGCCTTCCAGTCTTTGGCCTCAGCGCCTTCCTTCTCGTTCACCGCCGCGTTGCAGTTCAGAGCAAGAGCCCTACAAACAACACATCAATAATAAAGCCTTAAAAACAGGAGAATTCACACAAAATCTGTTTCCAATTAATTACATCTTTAACACTTATTTTCCAGATTATTACTGAGAAGCAGTTCTGtataaagctctctctctctatctctctctctatatatatatatatatatataagtaataattCCACACGATTTAAAAGCAATGATCCAACtacatgttatttattaaatgtgttaaaaacagacagatgattgcatttttaaatgtttctaaccTCAGTTTGCGTCGCTCAgggtataaataaaaataaaaaaaataaaaaaattttggttAAATAACTAATCATCGGATTATGataaaaaatgtgaatgttttatacaataaaaaatatatataattccgtttaagtgtgtttaaaaaaaaaaattataactcaTATTTCCTTTGGTTCAGTGTACAtcactaatataataaaaaaataataatattgaactTTGATATTAAAGCTATAATTCAATTAATTGTGtttgttattaaatgttaaaacttatttttccttGTTGCatcctttttaataataaaactaatacttTTTAGTGTTTCCATGATTATAAAaggcctataaaaaaaaaaaaatctagtattatttactattaaattaataatggagactaataaataatttaataaataaatttaatgtatttgttttaaataaaactaatacttACATtactaatactttaaaaaatgattaaactatctaaattttataattattcttaataataaaacTAGTACTTTTTAGGGTTTCCATttatagaagaaaaaaactaGTTTTACTCAATTATTAAACTAATAATGgaaaaatagttataataaattaaaactgttttagttattaaatgttaaaacttatttttctttgttttgtatgGTTCAGTGTACAATAATTctcattattactattaataatcattattttatattatatttctgtcTGAATACTGGTTTATCGTAGCATCACGTAAGTTTTACGACTGACCTGTTCATGTTGGTGAGCTTCTGATCGCAGGACTGCTCGGCCGTCCTCTTGTTTCCTGAGAGGTCACGACCCCCGGAGCCCGTGTAGGTGAACTCATTACCATCGTCCTGATAAAGACAGAGTCACAGGTAAACAGAGGAAGGGAAGAACTTCTCAAAGGATGGTTTGGGGCGAGTATCTGCAGACGTACCACATCGTCTTCATAGCCTCCGGCAAGAACCAGTGAATAAGCGCCGTCATTACTTCTGCCGTGAATCCCAGCGACGTGAGGCCTGTGAATGCCGGACTCACTCACCTGAGCATCAGAAACACAACAAGATCACATGCATCTCCAGCACCTGTCCACATTCATGACAATCGGGAGAAAACAGGGCTCACActaatttaatttacatgattactggactttcattatataaatattcttAACCAACGCATTATTTGTGCAGTTAAAGAAAACACtaataaaagaacattttaatatgcaaatatacttaaatatgtaattttttctttgtttataataagtccatttaaaacaattgtttaaattacatcaattatttttatattaaatatgtagtataaaaagatttaaattttatgataaaacggttatcaaataaattattagctTTATACAATTTTACAGAAATGTGTGACAAACACtatgtaattgttttaaacatctttataaacaaaactttaaatgcataataaattataaaaaaaagttaattatgaaGTTTGtagaaataaatcattttgataaGATTGGAAAAACTATTTTACGTTTTATTTTGCATAGTTTACTAGATTTATTCCATTATTAAACTAATAATGGaaactataatttattaaaaaaaaatttaatttacattaaaataaaactaatactgATACTACTAATACTGATAATGGAAACCgtaattaaactataaaaaatataattttttaaataataaaactaatgcTTTTTAGGGTTTCCATGATTATAGGCCTATAAAAATCTAgaattatttactattaaactaATATTGGAAActacaatttaataaatgtattttttttaatataaaaaaaatacttatactaCTAATACGAATAATAGAAACTAATTAAACCAtctaaattttataattattcttttattttattttatttataagaggcctaaaaaaattatatatatataaaaatatatataatataatatataatatatatatatacacatacacacacaatacatatatatatatatatatatatttttttttttttttttttttttttaattaattattgatattttattttataaaaaaaaaattaatttgctttttcaaaataaaactaatattgatactttttttcattaaactaaaaaatatatatatttttataataataaaactaatgcTTTTTAGGGTTTCCATGATTATAGAAGGCCTATATAAATCtagtattatttactattaaactaATATTAGaaactataatttaataaatgtatttaatataaaacttatactactaatactaataatagaaACTAATTGAACCatgtaaattttataattattcttttattttatttgatttataaggaaaaaaaaagaaaaaaaatatataattttttttctttttttttcttagttttacggcgttattaaactattaatggaaactataaatgaaaaaaattataaaaagttttataattCTAGGGTTTCTAGGGTTTGTGATCATAAACAGGATAAACTCGAGCAGATCAGAGATGCCCACCTGCACTCTAAATTTCCACAGCGTTCCCACTGGGACTCCGGGAACAGGGCCGTAATGGTTGGAGGGAACGATGGTGCACTGTTTAGTGCGGCCGACACACGCCATACCCTGCCAAACGAGACACCAGGCTCATAAACACTTCATCTGAACCAATCCCACACCTGTGTTTGCTCGTCTGAAACGCACCTTCCCCCAGTCCCTCTGACTGGACGAGCTCGCCGACGCCATCTTGGCCTTCTTCTTGCTTTCCTTCAGCTTCTCTCCAGCCAGAACCACCTCGCTGGCATCATTACGGCATTCAGGACAATACCTgcgaaaaaatacatttatagtggAATCGACacgttttaaatattatatatatatatatatatatatatatatatatatatatatatatatatatatatatatatatttattagatttgGTCATTGAAAATATGCGCAATGGTTTCATGAGAAATTAACGCAAAATTTGTTTCATTAACTGAAGGCAAAAACTTAATATAATGtagttttacaaacattttacacatttattttgccaGAAGGTTGTTGGTTCAAATCTCTCAAGAGTCGATTTATTGTTGCTTTGAATGAACGTATTAGATAAATGACGAGCA
This window encodes:
- the LOC109066571 gene encoding E3 ubiquitin-protein ligase UHRF1 produces the protein MWIQVRTMDGKETHRVDSLSKLTKVDELRVKIAELFSIEPQRQRLFYRGKQMEDSHTLFDYNVGLNDIVQLLVRQAPLPKDKEAELSDSDSGCGSAQSESDKSSTHGESDGQSAGTSGQTDTPDLIDPGFGFYKINEFVDARDLNMGAWFEAQIINVTKTTKSSDEDGGTDGEEEIIYHVKYEDYPENGMVQLRGKDVRPRARTVYQWHQLEQGMIVMVNYNPDEPKERGYWYDAEIQRKREKRTQREVYGKILLGDAGDSLNDCRIMFVTEIYKIEEPGSSEGPGASSDSPLKRSNGPECKVCKDDPKKNCRICNCHVCGVKQDPDKQLLCDECDMAFHTYCLNPPLTTIPEDEDWYCPECRNDASEVVLAGEKLKESKKKAKMASASSSSQRDWGKGMACVGRTKQCTIVPSNHYGPVPGVPVGTLWKFRVQVSESGIHRPHVAGIHGRSNDGAYSLVLAGGYEDDVDDGNEFTYTGSGGRDLSGNKRTAEQSCDQKLTNMNRALALNCNAAVNEKEGAEAKDWKAGKPVRVVRSSKGRKHSKFCPEDGNRYDGIYKVVKYWPEKGKSGFLVWRYLLKRNDDEPAPWTRDGKERIKKLGLSMQYPEGYLEAVAAKEKEKENKNEEDVDETPTKGKRKRKSQTVDEKSSPAKSTPKKMKVEAYKLSKEQKALIKDDELNKKLWDEAMASLNLGPRFINKVEEVFLCICCQEVVYQPITTECQHNVCRECLQRSFKAEVYTCPACRHDLGKNYQMTVNKSLQAILTQLFPGYSSGRC